A stretch of Faecalibacterium duncaniae DNA encodes these proteins:
- a CDS encoding ABC transporter substrate-binding protein, producing MKHSLIRFSAVVLTIAFVFALTGCGSGSNSFTWFVDSIPANLDPQVASASADVIACENLYSGLVRKDPSGKYEPALCERWEKSSDGLTYTFYLKDGLTYTAAKGNATDYAITAEDFVFAFRRLFRAETNAPYAVEFAALENSAAVLAGQMPESALGVTASGPLTLVFHLSSADDNFLEKLTLPGAMPCDEEFFNSTRGTYGLNASSTLSSGSFYIYNWTASGLFLRRAPSGSLIDSLRLVQNTNSAGQSAAELIANEKCSAAPDDTAAPTTLTSLSYSDTTWSLLFNCSSVFASTELRQALASAARGAAEVPDGGLYAAANGLVPDGLTVDGMNYRDTAGDVTPAAVDARALYLTARQTLTTSDFNKVSLMVPAGSGVTSAAEEINGVWQKEFSLFFSVEEVDEETFAKRLAEGDYTIALAPISAEGGSVYNMLNQFTAAGGGLTGYADSLYATQLQASTQATGSSRCRLLGDCERQLLSDAVAVPLFAQQKRLLIAPGIQNLIFDPFGPVLDLTYTTKE from the coding sequence TTGAAACATTCCCTGATCCGCTTTTCCGCAGTGGTGCTGACCATTGCGTTTGTTTTTGCCCTGACCGGCTGTGGTTCGGGCTCCAACAGCTTCACCTGGTTCGTGGACAGCATCCCGGCCAACCTTGACCCGCAGGTGGCCTCGGCTTCTGCGGATGTCATCGCCTGCGAGAACCTGTACAGCGGCCTTGTCCGCAAAGATCCCAGCGGCAAATATGAGCCTGCCCTCTGCGAACGGTGGGAGAAGTCCTCCGACGGCCTCACCTACACCTTCTACCTCAAGGACGGCCTGACTTACACCGCTGCCAAGGGCAACGCCACTGACTACGCCATCACCGCCGAGGATTTTGTGTTCGCGTTCCGGCGCTTGTTCCGGGCGGAGACCAACGCCCCCTACGCGGTGGAGTTTGCGGCCCTTGAAAACAGCGCCGCCGTGCTGGCCGGTCAGATGCCCGAGAGTGCGCTGGGAGTCACGGCCTCCGGGCCGCTGACGCTGGTGTTCCACCTGAGCAGTGCCGATGACAACTTCCTCGAGAAGCTCACCCTGCCCGGTGCCATGCCCTGCGATGAGGAATTTTTCAATTCCACCCGGGGCACCTACGGTCTGAATGCTTCGTCCACCCTTTCCAGCGGCAGCTTTTACATCTACAACTGGACAGCCAGCGGCCTGTTCCTGCGGCGTGCCCCCTCGGGCAGCCTCATCGACAGCCTGCGGCTGGTGCAGAACACCAACAGCGCCGGGCAGTCCGCCGCAGAGCTGATTGCCAACGAGAAGTGCTCTGCCGCCCCGGACGACACCGCCGCGCCCACCACCCTGACTTCCCTCTCCTACTCCGATACCACATGGAGCCTGCTGTTCAACTGCAGCAGCGTGTTTGCTTCCACCGAGCTGCGGCAGGCACTGGCCTCCGCCGCGCGGGGTGCAGCCGAGGTGCCGGACGGCGGGCTCTATGCCGCCGCCAACGGTCTGGTACCGGACGGCCTGACTGTGGACGGCATGAACTACCGGGATACCGCCGGGGATGTGACTCCCGCCGCGGTGGATGCCCGAGCGCTCTACCTCACGGCGCGGCAGACGCTGACCACCTCCGACTTCAACAAGGTCAGCCTGATGGTGCCTGCCGGTTCCGGCGTGACCAGCGCCGCCGAGGAGATCAATGGCGTGTGGCAAAAGGAGTTTTCCCTCTTCTTCTCCGTAGAGGAAGTGGATGAGGAGACCTTTGCGAAACGGCTGGCCGAGGGGGACTACACCATCGCCTTGGCCCCCATCAGCGCCGAGGGCGGCAGTGTGTACAACATGCTGAACCAGTTCACCGCAGCGGGCGGCGGCCTGACCGGCTATGCAGATTCCCTGTATGCCACCCAGCTGCAGGCCAGCACCCAGGCCACCGGAAGCTCCCGCTGCCGCCTGCTGGGCGATTGTGAGCGCCAGCTGCTCAGCGATGCCGTGGCGGTTCCTCTGTTTGCCCAGCAGAAGCGCCTGCTGATCGCACCCGGCATCCAGAACCTCATCTTTGACCCCTTTGGCCCGGTGCTGGATCTGACCTATACCACAAAAGAATGA
- a CDS encoding thiamine diphosphokinase, with protein MRCVILSACPVSPELKRLLRPDDFIIACDAGYRNCAPLGCKPNIILGDFDTAPCPVQQNDDIIVLPHVKDDTDTEYAAKLASEKGFTEVLLLGALGGRRIEHTLSNLATGLGLEERGVRATLQDERSRITFVRSGETRAYPKEEFFYFSAFPMEGRAEGVCERGSYYELTDDVLVAGYPLGVSNEYAEGSDCITISTRKGALVVVETVPDTPILTGNKA; from the coding sequence ATGCGCTGCGTGATCCTCTCGGCCTGCCCAGTCTCGCCGGAGCTGAAGCGTCTGCTCCGCCCCGATGATTTCATCATCGCCTGTGATGCAGGCTATCGCAACTGCGCGCCGCTGGGCTGCAAGCCCAATATCATCCTGGGAGATTTCGATACCGCTCCCTGTCCGGTGCAGCAGAACGACGATATCATCGTCCTGCCTCACGTCAAGGACGACACCGACACCGAATATGCCGCCAAGCTTGCCAGTGAGAAGGGCTTTACCGAGGTGCTTCTTCTGGGGGCGCTGGGCGGCAGGCGGATCGAGCATACCCTCTCGAATCTTGCCACCGGCCTTGGGCTGGAAGAACGGGGCGTGCGGGCAACGCTTCAGGATGAGCGCAGCCGCATCACCTTTGTCCGCTCCGGCGAGACCCGTGCCTACCCGAAGGAGGAATTTTTCTACTTCTCCGCTTTCCCCATGGAGGGCAGGGCGGAAGGCGTGTGTGAGCGCGGTTCCTATTATGAGCTCACCGATGATGTGCTGGTGGCCGGTTACCCGCTGGGAGTCAGCAATGAGTATGCCGAAGGCTCAGACTGCATCACCATCTCCACCCGCAAGGGGGCGCTGGTGGTCGTGGAAACGGTGCCGGATACACCGATCCTGACCGGGAACAAGGCCTGA
- a CDS encoding GNAT family N-acetyltransferase has protein sequence MITQVRTPRQRQRFRSACRGKLCLGVTMPQALALFGKSQPGRFFAGPTLALDVGGSTAWLAGHANPDELASFLHFCGCKAVILDEAECPPPTGWARAKSHSVFGLAPGKQLPEPAVEETLWASLHFDPEPPAGPVAQMLFPDRPTRRDDFYSELCSKRARGRAVVWALEQGGELACTVGAYAIGTEQAYMACGETAEPLRGRGIGGRLIVRLANTLSAQGLQPLFLCSPERVHFYTRLGFEKLGEYARYENKDQG, from the coding sequence ATGATCACGCAGGTCAGAACGCCCCGCCAGAGGCAGCGGTTCCGCAGCGCCTGCCGCGGAAAGCTCTGCCTTGGGGTCACGATGCCGCAGGCGCTGGCGCTCTTTGGCAAAAGTCAGCCGGGCCGGTTCTTCGCCGGGCCAACGCTGGCGCTGGATGTGGGCGGCAGTACCGCCTGGCTGGCGGGCCATGCCAACCCGGACGAACTGGCCAGCTTCCTGCATTTCTGCGGCTGTAAGGCGGTCATCCTGGACGAAGCTGAGTGCCCACCGCCCACCGGCTGGGCCCGTGCAAAGTCCCATTCTGTCTTTGGCCTGGCACCCGGAAAGCAGCTGCCGGAACCCGCTGTGGAAGAAACGCTCTGGGCCTCCCTGCATTTTGACCCGGAGCCCCCGGCGGGCCCCGTTGCACAGATGCTGTTTCCGGACCGCCCCACGCGGCGGGATGACTTTTACTCTGAGCTCTGCTCAAAGCGCGCCCGCGGCAGGGCTGTGGTCTGGGCTCTGGAGCAGGGCGGGGAGCTTGCCTGCACCGTGGGCGCTTACGCCATTGGAACGGAGCAGGCTTACATGGCCTGCGGCGAGACTGCGGAGCCATTGCGGGGGCGCGGCATCGGCGGGCGGCTTATCGTCCGGCTGGCCAACACCCTCTCGGCGCAGGGCCTGCAGCCCCTTTTCCTCTGCTCCCCGGAACGGGTGCACTTTTATACCCGCCTCGGCTTTGAAAAGCTGGGAGAGTATGCCCGATATGAAAATAAAGATCAAGGATAG
- the murD gene encoding UDP-N-acetylmuramoyl-L-alanine--D-glutamate ligase, protein MQKDQQKLAELIRGKKVAFIGAGVSHKTLIKEFVELGAHVTLCDQKKSVEEFGDYAATIRELGIDLSLGEHYLDGFKGQDIIMRTPGFVGYFEKPLQDAMAAGTMVTSEVELFFDFCPCEIVAVTGSDGKTTTTTLISKFYEAAGRKVHLGGNIGAALLPMLPEVRPEDVAVVELSSFQLISMHQSPKIAVVTNVTPNHLDHHKDMQEYIDAKRNILLYQNPPCRAVLGYENEISRSMQKDCKGRQVWFTRLHDTDNGAFLRKEDNMLCMAEDGVVTPFLAQKDIKLRGLHNIENLLAAAAAVWGEVPVEAIQKVGSTFTGVEHRIEPVRTLDGVLYYNDSIGTSPTRTIAGLRSFDQKVILIAGGYDKHIPYEPLAPEIVAHVKDLVLMGATGPRIEKALREDPGFNEAALPIQHADNMQHAVELARAAAKPGDIIILSPASASFDLYPNFEVRGREFKNIVNALK, encoded by the coding sequence ATGCAGAAAGATCAGCAGAAGCTTGCAGAACTCATCCGGGGCAAAAAGGTGGCGTTCATCGGTGCCGGTGTCAGCCACAAGACCCTTATCAAGGAGTTTGTGGAGCTGGGGGCCCATGTGACCCTGTGTGACCAGAAAAAGAGCGTGGAGGAGTTTGGCGATTATGCCGCTACCATCCGGGAACTGGGCATTGACCTGAGCCTGGGCGAACACTATCTGGACGGCTTCAAGGGCCAGGATATCATCATGCGCACCCCCGGCTTTGTGGGCTACTTTGAAAAGCCCCTGCAGGATGCCATGGCGGCGGGCACCATGGTCACCAGCGAGGTCGAGCTTTTCTTCGATTTCTGCCCCTGCGAGATCGTGGCCGTGACCGGCTCTGACGGCAAGACCACCACCACCACCCTCATCTCCAAGTTCTACGAGGCCGCAGGCCGCAAAGTACATCTGGGCGGCAACATCGGCGCGGCCCTGCTGCCCATGCTGCCTGAGGTCCGGCCGGAGGATGTGGCTGTGGTGGAACTGTCTAGCTTCCAGCTCATCAGCATGCACCAGAGCCCGAAGATCGCTGTGGTGACCAACGTCACCCCCAACCACCTCGATCACCATAAGGATATGCAGGAGTACATCGACGCAAAACGCAACATCCTGCTCTACCAGAACCCGCCCTGCCGTGCCGTGCTGGGCTACGAGAACGAAATCAGCCGCTCCATGCAGAAGGACTGCAAGGGCAGGCAGGTCTGGTTCACCCGCCTGCACGATACCGACAACGGTGCCTTCCTGCGCAAAGAGGACAACATGCTCTGCATGGCCGAGGACGGTGTGGTAACGCCCTTCCTGGCCCAGAAGGACATCAAGCTGCGGGGCCTGCACAATATCGAGAATCTGCTGGCCGCTGCCGCCGCAGTCTGGGGAGAGGTGCCCGTGGAGGCCATCCAGAAGGTGGGCAGCACCTTTACCGGCGTGGAGCACCGCATTGAGCCGGTGCGCACACTGGACGGCGTGCTCTACTACAACGATTCCATCGGCACCAGCCCCACCCGCACCATTGCGGGCCTGCGCAGCTTTGACCAGAAGGTCATCCTCATTGCGGGCGGCTACGATAAGCACATCCCCTATGAGCCGCTGGCCCCCGAGATCGTGGCCCACGTCAAGGATCTGGTGCTGATGGGTGCCACCGGCCCCCGCATTGAAAAGGCCCTGCGGGAAGACCCCGGCTTCAACGAGGCAGCACTGCCCATCCAGCACGCGGACAATATGCAGCACGCCGTGGAGCTGGCCCGTGCCGCCGCAAAGCCCGGCGATATCATCATCCTGTCTCCCGCCAGCGCCTCCTTCGACCTCTACCCCAACTTTGAGGTGCGCGGCCGCGAGTTCAAGAACATCGTCAACGCACTGAAATGA
- a CDS encoding sensor histidine kinase: MIKKRFLLPAAAGALALTIGLAGIWFNQRLPALADFGVPGMDSEAQLMAWAALFPEKGVAALTFRTVLQWMAIAVFCTLGAVVLALYRYKPQKELGYFLLYLTVLTLWALVIILAPVGSSGWSVFFRRGFFTVTVLAGILLCAALTGAVPVSHGQRLRSLLLTLGYLVLTLISLSRVRAVGLLLGMGYCLGILMAMYARGSDAALLMLFPCAITIGFRVWVVLPGMHVPFFQESVFFYLFRCARIYDAPFTLGCMAYVCRRYALQFDRAEQLARELDARVIQRTKALTEETEARKSMMLNIFHDLRSPLFAVSSGLDTLEAAPEALPALLPALQQRTAFLRRLTEDLFLAAKLEQKQVMLNEDRVSLGEVIAAVCDSCREEAEKKGVVLQAPPASELPVWGDQIRLQQILQNLLTNAIHYTPAGGSITVSSRVEAGAALVSVRDTGCGIAPEDQAAVFDRYFHTTTSSKHDSTGLGLTIAQELAHLHHGEILLESEVGKGSCFTLKLPLLPA, translated from the coding sequence ATGATAAAAAAGCGATTTCTGCTTCCGGCTGCCGCCGGGGCACTGGCACTGACCATTGGGTTGGCAGGGATCTGGTTCAACCAGCGACTGCCGGCGCTGGCGGATTTTGGAGTCCCCGGCATGGACTCCGAAGCCCAATTGATGGCATGGGCTGCCCTGTTCCCGGAAAAAGGAGTGGCTGCCCTGACCTTCCGCACGGTGCTGCAGTGGATGGCCATAGCGGTATTCTGCACTCTGGGGGCGGTGGTGCTGGCCCTGTACCGATACAAGCCTCAGAAGGAACTGGGGTATTTTCTGCTGTATCTGACGGTTCTGACCCTCTGGGCTCTGGTGATCATTCTGGCTCCGGTGGGGAGTTCCGGCTGGAGCGTCTTTTTCCGCCGGGGATTCTTTACCGTCACGGTTCTGGCAGGTATTCTGCTGTGCGCCGCCCTGACAGGGGCTGTGCCGGTGTCTCACGGGCAGCGGCTCCGTTCCCTGCTTCTGACGCTGGGGTATCTTGTTCTGACGCTGATTTCCCTCAGCCGTGTACGGGCGGTGGGGCTGCTTTTGGGCATGGGCTACTGTCTGGGCATACTGATGGCAATGTATGCCCGGGGCTCCGACGCTGCCCTGCTGATGCTGTTTCCCTGTGCCATCACCATTGGCTTCCGGGTATGGGTGGTCCTGCCGGGCATGCATGTTCCGTTTTTTCAGGAGAGCGTGTTTTTCTACCTGTTCCGGTGTGCCCGGATCTACGACGCGCCTTTTACTCTGGGCTGCATGGCCTACGTCTGCCGCCGGTATGCCCTGCAATTTGACCGGGCGGAACAGCTGGCCCGGGAGCTGGATGCCAGGGTCATTCAGCGGACAAAGGCCCTGACAGAGGAGACCGAAGCCCGGAAAAGCATGATGCTGAACATTTTCCACGATCTGCGCAGTCCCCTGTTTGCGGTCAGCAGTGGCCTGGACACGCTGGAGGCTGCTCCGGAGGCCCTGCCGGCCCTGCTGCCCGCCTTACAGCAGCGGACGGCCTTTCTCCGCCGCCTGACGGAGGATCTGTTTCTGGCTGCAAAGCTGGAGCAGAAACAGGTGATGCTCAACGAGGACCGGGTATCTCTGGGGGAGGTCATCGCTGCGGTCTGTGACAGCTGCCGGGAGGAGGCTGAGAAGAAGGGCGTGGTGCTTCAGGCTCCCCCGGCTTCGGAGCTGCCGGTGTGGGGCGACCAGATCCGGCTGCAGCAGATCCTGCAGAACCTGTTGACAAATGCCATTCACTACACCCCTGCAGGAGGGAGCATCACCGTCAGCAGCCGGGTGGAGGCCGGTGCTGCTCTGGTGAGCGTCCGGGACACGGGCTGCGGCATTGCGCCGGAGGATCAGGCCGCCGTATTTGACCGGTATTTCCACACCACCACCTCTTCCAAGCACGACTCCACAGGTCTGGGACTGACCATTGCGCAGGAGCTTGCCCACCTGCACCACGGAGAAATCCTATTGGAAAGTGAAGTGGGCAAAGGCAGCTGCTTCACGTTGAAGCTTCCCCTATTACCCGCTTAA
- a CDS encoding aminopeptidase C, which produces MNRVTPIDARMLERFEQGYAARPELNVMSNAVSRTALPDAAFVPAAAAKLRMDFSVLVKTNNITNQKQSGRCWMFSTLNVLRQRVIAKCDLEDFSFSPTYLAFYDKLEKANLFLENILHFADQDLTDRETYTLLGNPLPDGGQWDMAISLIKKYGVVPSWVMPETVHSTGTAKYLPILNRKLREDALELRAMAKEGKDTAARREEMLAEIYNALCILYGQPPRSFDFEYTDKDEHYHCDRNLTPHTFLEKYVGNDLDDYVVIISSPIHALNRTYCQPFMGDVVEENMFWLNLSQEELEDLTIRQLQAGEGVMFSCDCHPDGDRANGYWDPDCFQYGEVLGGLTFGMTKAERLLTRESTMNHCMMFCGVNLDENGKADRWKIENSWGDASGQKGYYIGSEKWFKANVYQITVRKSLLSDAQRALLDQEPLPMKLWDPLA; this is translated from the coding sequence ATGAATCGTGTTACTCCCATTGATGCCCGGATGCTGGAACGCTTTGAGCAGGGCTATGCTGCCCGCCCGGAGCTGAATGTGATGTCCAATGCAGTTTCCCGCACGGCTCTGCCGGACGCGGCCTTTGTGCCCGCCGCCGCTGCCAAGCTGCGGATGGACTTCTCTGTGCTGGTCAAGACCAATAACATTACCAACCAGAAGCAGAGCGGCCGCTGCTGGATGTTCTCCACCCTGAACGTCCTGCGCCAGCGGGTGATCGCCAAGTGCGATCTGGAGGATTTCTCCTTCTCTCCCACCTATCTGGCGTTCTACGATAAGCTGGAAAAGGCAAATCTCTTCCTTGAGAACATCCTCCACTTTGCGGATCAGGACCTGACCGACCGCGAGACCTACACCCTGCTGGGTAACCCGCTGCCCGACGGCGGCCAGTGGGATATGGCCATCAGCCTGATCAAAAAGTACGGCGTGGTGCCCTCCTGGGTCATGCCGGAAACTGTCCACTCCACCGGCACGGCCAAGTATCTGCCCATCCTGAACCGCAAGCTGCGGGAGGATGCGCTGGAACTGCGGGCCATGGCAAAAGAGGGAAAGGACACGGCCGCCCGCCGCGAGGAGATGCTGGCGGAGATCTACAACGCCCTGTGCATCCTCTACGGCCAGCCCCCCAGGAGCTTTGACTTTGAGTATACCGACAAGGATGAGCACTACCACTGCGACCGGAACCTGACCCCGCACACCTTCCTGGAGAAATATGTGGGCAATGATTTGGATGATTACGTCGTCATCATCTCCTCGCCCATCCATGCGCTGAACCGCACCTACTGCCAGCCCTTTATGGGTGACGTGGTGGAGGAGAATATGTTCTGGCTGAACCTCTCGCAGGAGGAGCTGGAGGATCTGACCATCCGTCAGCTGCAGGCAGGGGAGGGGGTCATGTTCAGCTGCGACTGCCACCCCGACGGTGACCGCGCCAACGGTTATTGGGACCCCGACTGCTTCCAGTACGGCGAGGTGCTGGGTGGCCTGACCTTTGGCATGACCAAGGCCGAACGGCTGCTCACCCGTGAAAGCACCATGAACCATTGCATGATGTTCTGCGGTGTCAATCTGGACGAGAACGGCAAGGCTGACCGCTGGAAGATCGAGAACAGCTGGGGCGATGCCTCCGGCCAGAAGGGCTACTACATCGGCAGCGAGAAGTGGTTCAAGGCCAATGTCTACCAGATCACCGTCCGCAAGAGCCTGCTGAGCGATGCCCAGCGCGCCCTGCTGGATCAGGAGCCCCTGCCCATGAAGCTGTGGGACCCGCTGGCTTAA
- a CDS encoding aminotransferase class I/II-fold pyridoxal phosphate-dependent enzyme: MLNHFFDYKPEVLALDEKAMELCQPYFRHMEEIRDYNQLKMLKAFADTQMSSTDMLGTTGYGLWDTGRAKLEQIFAEVMGAEDALVRSQFQSGTHTLAVALFGLLRAGDTLLAATGRPYDTLEGVIGLDGKGKGTGTLMDYGIRYDEAPLKADFTPDYALIAQKAPGAKVCHIQRSRGYLQRNAFDLDTIQKIADTARAANPEIIIFVDNCYGEFTQMKEPCQAGADLVVGSLIKNPGGGIAPTGGYIAGRKDLVELCAYRLNAPGLGKELGCTLETPRDMYLGFYYAPGVVCEAIKTAIYAQCLLELVGKKPIPRYCEDHNDIVTCFDADTADALIGFCRGIQAASPVDSYAAPEPSPEPGYTDEVIMASGSFTQGSTIELSCDGPLREPYTCYLQGGLNFAASRAGVLLAVQNAYFKD, encoded by the coding sequence ATGTTGAACCACTTTTTTGATTACAAACCCGAAGTCCTGGCGCTGGACGAAAAAGCCATGGAACTCTGCCAGCCCTATTTCCGTCACATGGAGGAGATCCGGGACTACAACCAGCTGAAAATGCTCAAGGCCTTTGCCGATACCCAGATGTCCTCCACCGATATGCTGGGCACCACCGGCTACGGCCTGTGGGATACCGGCCGCGCCAAGCTCGAGCAGATCTTTGCCGAGGTGATGGGCGCGGAGGATGCCCTTGTGCGCAGTCAGTTCCAGAGCGGCACCCATACGCTGGCGGTGGCCCTGTTCGGCCTGCTGCGGGCAGGGGATACCCTGCTGGCCGCTACCGGCCGCCCCTACGATACGCTGGAGGGCGTGATCGGTCTGGACGGCAAGGGCAAGGGCACCGGCACCCTGATGGACTACGGCATCCGGTACGACGAAGCCCCCCTCAAAGCCGACTTCACCCCGGATTACGCGCTGATCGCTCAAAAGGCCCCGGGGGCAAAGGTCTGCCATATCCAGCGCAGCCGCGGCTACCTGCAGCGCAATGCCTTTGATCTGGATACCATTCAGAAGATCGCCGACACGGCCCGTGCCGCCAACCCCGAGATCATCATCTTTGTGGACAACTGCTATGGTGAGTTCACCCAGATGAAGGAGCCCTGCCAGGCAGGTGCCGACCTTGTGGTGGGCAGTCTCATCAAGAACCCGGGCGGCGGCATTGCCCCCACCGGCGGCTATATCGCGGGCCGGAAGGATCTGGTGGAGCTGTGTGCCTACCGCCTGAACGCCCCCGGACTGGGCAAGGAGCTGGGCTGTACGCTGGAAACGCCCCGTGATATGTACCTTGGCTTCTACTATGCCCCCGGCGTGGTGTGTGAAGCCATCAAGACCGCCATCTATGCCCAGTGCCTGCTGGAGCTGGTGGGCAAAAAGCCCATCCCGCGCTACTGCGAGGACCACAACGATATCGTGACCTGCTTCGATGCCGATACCGCCGATGCCCTCATCGGCTTCTGCCGCGGCATTCAGGCCGCCAGCCCCGTGGACAGCTATGCCGCACCGGAACCCTCTCCGGAGCCGGGCTATACCGATGAGGTCATCATGGCAAGCGGCAGCTTTACTCAGGGCAGCACCATCGAGCTCTCCTGCGACGGCCCCCTGCGTGAGCCTTACACCTGCTACCTGCAGGGCGGCCTGAACTTTGCCGCAAGCCGTGCCGGTGTCCTGCTGGCCGTGCAGAATGCTTATTTCAAGGATTGA
- a CDS encoding response regulator transcription factor — protein MIRILLVEDDPVIRDTTSYFLKCQQNFEVVCADTGGEALSHAREKFDVILMDILLPDTNGMELCQRLRSWYHCPIIFTSCLDDTDTVVRALELGGDDFLTKPYNHKVLLARIMANIRRVQMDAAEPSVSGYHCAAFTLDSNSHCVEKDGRSIHLADMEYRILTLFIRHPNTFFTANELYRKIWGKESLGDVRTVQVHIHNLRSKIEPDPAKPIYLKNVWGKGYIFRPEGETEA, from the coding sequence ATGATCCGCATTCTTCTGGTGGAAGATGATCCGGTGATCCGGGACACTACCAGCTATTTCTTGAAATGTCAGCAGAATTTTGAGGTGGTCTGCGCTGACACCGGCGGCGAAGCGCTGAGCCACGCCCGGGAAAAGTTCGATGTGATCCTGATGGATATCCTTCTGCCGGACACCAACGGCATGGAACTGTGCCAGCGCCTGCGCAGCTGGTACCACTGCCCCATCATTTTTACTTCCTGTCTGGACGATACAGACACAGTGGTACGGGCACTGGAATTGGGCGGCGATGATTTCCTGACCAAGCCCTACAACCACAAAGTTCTGCTGGCCCGCATCATGGCAAACATCCGCCGTGTCCAGATGGATGCCGCAGAGCCCAGCGTCAGCGGCTACCACTGTGCGGCCTTTACGCTGGATTCCAACAGCCATTGCGTGGAAAAGGACGGCCGGAGCATCCATCTGGCCGACATGGAGTACCGCATCCTGACCCTCTTCATCCGGCATCCCAACACCTTCTTTACCGCAAACGAGCTTTACCGGAAGATCTGGGGGAAGGAGAGCCTGGGGGATGTCCGCACTGTGCAGGTGCATATCCATAACCTCCGCAGTAAGATCGAGCCCGACCCTGCAAAGCCCATCTACCTCAAAAATGTCTGGGGCAAAGGCTATATTTTCCGCCCGGAAGGGGAGACGGAAGCCTGA